From the genome of Bacteroidota bacterium:
CGTCAGTGTAACATACGGTGCGGGAGGATCAACCAGACAGTTAACACACGATCTGATTGTGCGATTACAAAAAGAGACACAGTTGACCATTGTTTCACATCTTACCTGTGTAGGATCCACAAAGGATGAAATCAGAGAGATTCTTACCAAGTATGATGCTAATGGTATACAAAATATTATGGCACTTCGCGGAGATCCGCCGAAAGGGCAGTCACAATTTGTGCAGACAGAAAATGGTTTTGCCTATGCTGCAGAGATGGTGACATTCATTAAAAAACATTTTCCCAGGATGGGAGTTGGTGTTGCCGGTTTTCCCGAGGGACATCCCAATACCCCGAATCGTTTGAAAGAGATCGACAATCTAAAAGCAAAAGTGGATGCAGGCGCGGACTATATCTGCACTCAATTGTTTTTTGAAAATCGTGACTACTATGATTTTTGTGAGCGATGTGACATTGCGGGAATAAAAGTTCCGATCATCGCCGGAATTATGCCAGTAACATCCCGAAAAGGGTTTGCACGCATGGCAGATCTTGCGCTTGGTGCTCGATTTCCTGCGAAACTCCTTCGTGCTGTTTCCCGCGCTGAAGATGACGAATCTGTAGAGA
Proteins encoded in this window:
- the metF gene encoding methylenetetrahydrofolate reductase [NAD(P)H]; the encoded protein is MHIAEILKQQAPHFSFEFFPPKTEEASKILFESIKELTPLKPSYVSVTYGAGGSTRQLTHDLIVRLQKETQLTIVSHLTCVGSTKDEIREILTKYDANGIQNIMALRGDPPKGQSQFVQTENGFAYAAEMVTFIKKHFPRMGVGVAGFPEGHPNTPNRLKEIDNLKAKVDAGADYICTQLFFENRDYYDFCERCDIAGIKVPIIAGIMPVTSRKGFARMADLALGARFPAKLLRAVSRAEDDESVEKVGIHWATEQVRDLIDRNVAGIHFYTLNRSKPTLKIYDSLGIKSSDSLRKAPVPLS